From Caballeronia insecticola, a single genomic window includes:
- the secD gene encoding protein translocase subunit SecD: MNRYPLWKYVVMLVALVIGLVYTLPNFFGEAPAVQVSSGKATVKLDSTTLANVESALAANNVKADEVTFDNSQLNANIRVRLADTDTQLRVKDLLSKSLNTDPSDPQYIVALNLQSASPRWLTALHALPMYLGLDLRGGVHFLLQVDMAGALNKKLDSDAADARTYLRDRNIRDGGVNRVGQSVVVSFSDQAAADNARTLLSTGVAELQWSTRQGSDGYQVVGTFSAATQRSVEDGALKQNITTLHNRVNELGVAEPVIQQQGSDRIVVELPGVQDTAKAKDIIGRTATLEARLADPVNTYIGPNEAVPPGDEAFKQNDRTVLLRKQVIFTGDRIIDASAGFDDHQRPSVNIRLDSAGGRAVSAVSRDNIGKPMAMVLFEKGKGEVLTVATIQSELGDRFQITGQPTPQAAADLALLLRAGSLAAPMDIIEERTVGPSLGADNIKKGFDSVQYGFAAIAIFMIAYYLLFGVFSMLSLSVNLLLLVAILSLLQATLTLPGIAAIALALGMAIDANVLINERIREELRNGAPPQTAIQEGFKHAWATILDSNVTTLIAGLALLAFGSGPVRGFAVVHCIGILTSMFSAVFFSRGLVNLWYGGKKKLKTLAIGQVWRPEGTDSEAAAAAYLAAQRGDESPVDEIVKTAKGKTKTAVAAPRAAAQTPARDGKPTVRRRSGPGVDQQKPGQSR, encoded by the coding sequence ATGAATCGTTATCCCCTCTGGAAGTATGTCGTGATGCTGGTGGCGCTCGTCATCGGCCTCGTGTACACGCTACCCAATTTCTTCGGCGAGGCGCCGGCCGTTCAGGTGTCGAGCGGCAAGGCGACCGTCAAGCTCGATTCGACGACGCTCGCAAACGTCGAGAGCGCGCTCGCCGCGAACAACGTCAAGGCCGACGAAGTCACCTTCGACAATTCGCAACTGAACGCGAATATCCGCGTGCGCCTCGCCGACACCGACACGCAATTGCGCGTGAAGGATCTGCTGAGCAAGTCGCTCAATACCGATCCGAGCGATCCGCAATACATCGTCGCGCTGAATCTGCAGAGCGCCTCGCCGCGCTGGCTGACGGCGCTGCATGCGCTGCCGATGTACCTCGGTCTCGACCTGCGCGGCGGCGTCCACTTCCTGCTGCAAGTGGACATGGCCGGCGCGCTCAACAAGAAGCTCGACTCCGACGCCGCCGACGCGCGCACCTACCTGCGCGACCGCAATATCCGTGACGGCGGCGTGAATCGCGTCGGGCAATCGGTGGTGGTGAGTTTCTCGGATCAGGCCGCGGCGGACAACGCCCGCACGCTGCTCTCCACGGGCGTCGCCGAACTGCAATGGTCGACGCGTCAGGGCAGCGACGGCTATCAGGTGGTCGGCACCTTCTCGGCGGCAACGCAGCGCAGCGTGGAAGACGGCGCGCTCAAGCAGAACATCACGACGCTGCATAACCGCGTGAACGAACTGGGCGTCGCGGAGCCGGTGATCCAGCAGCAGGGCTCGGACCGTATCGTGGTTGAACTGCCGGGCGTGCAGGACACGGCGAAGGCGAAGGACATCATCGGCCGCACGGCTACGCTCGAAGCGCGCCTGGCCGATCCGGTCAACACCTACATCGGCCCGAACGAAGCGGTGCCGCCCGGCGACGAAGCGTTCAAGCAGAACGACCGCACGGTACTGCTGCGCAAACAGGTGATCTTCACGGGCGACCGCATTATCGACGCATCGGCGGGCTTCGACGACCATCAGCGTCCGTCGGTGAACATCCGTCTCGATTCGGCCGGCGGCCGCGCGGTGTCCGCCGTGTCGCGCGACAACATCGGCAAACCGATGGCGATGGTCCTGTTCGAAAAGGGCAAGGGCGAAGTGCTGACGGTGGCGACCATCCAGTCGGAACTGGGCGACCGCTTCCAGATTACCGGCCAACCGACGCCGCAGGCCGCCGCCGATCTCGCGCTCCTGTTGCGCGCGGGTTCGCTGGCAGCGCCGATGGACATCATCGAAGAACGCACGGTCGGCCCGAGCCTCGGCGCGGACAACATCAAGAAGGGCTTCGATTCGGTGCAGTACGGTTTCGCCGCGATCGCCATCTTCATGATCGCGTACTACCTGCTGTTCGGCGTGTTCTCGATGCTCTCGCTGTCGGTCAACCTGCTCCTGCTGGTCGCGATCCTGTCGCTGCTGCAGGCCACGTTGACCTTGCCGGGCATCGCGGCTATTGCGCTCGCACTCGGTATGGCGATCGACGCGAACGTGCTGATCAACGAGCGTATCCGCGAGGAACTGCGTAACGGCGCGCCGCCGCAGACCGCGATTCAAGAAGGCTTCAAGCACGCGTGGGCGACCATTCTCGACTCGAACGTCACCACGCTCATCGCCGGTCTCGCGCTGCTCGCGTTCGGCTCGGGTCCGGTGCGCGGCTTCGCGGTCGTGCACTGTATCGGCATTCTGACGTCGATGTTCTCGGCGGTGTTCTTCTCGCGCGGCCTCGTGAACCTCTGGTACGGCGGCAAGAAGAAGCTGAAGACGCTGGCCATTGGTCAGGTCTGGCGCCCCGAAGGCACCGATTCCGAAGCGGCTGCGGCGGCCTATCTCGCGGCGCAGCGCGGCGACGAATCGCCTGTCGACGAAATCGTGAAGACGGCGAAGGGCAAGACCAAGACGGCCGTGGCCGCGCCGCGCGCAGCCGCGCAGACGCCCGCGCGCGACGGCAAGCCGACGGTGCGCCGCCGCTCGGGCCCGGGCGTCGATCAACAGAAACCGGGCCAGTCCCGCTGA
- the yajC gene encoding preprotein translocase subunit YajC produces the protein MSFISNAFAQGTTASSAESSLMSFLPLILMFAVLYFIMIRPQMKRQKEHRNMLSAMAKGDEVVTNGGIVGKVTKVSEAYVGVEIAEGTEITVQKASVTTILPKGTIKSL, from the coding sequence GTGTCGTTCATTTCCAATGCCTTTGCACAAGGCACCACCGCAAGCAGCGCGGAATCGAGCCTCATGAGCTTCCTGCCGCTCATTCTGATGTTTGCCGTGTTGTACTTCATCATGATCCGTCCGCAGATGAAGCGTCAGAAGGAGCATCGCAACATGCTCTCCGCCATGGCCAAGGGCGACGAAGTGGTGACGAACGGCGGTATCGTCGGCAAGGTTACGAAGGTGTCGGAAGCGTACGTGGGCGTGGAAATCGCCGAAGGCACGGAAATCACCGTGCAGAAGGCTTCCGTGACGACCATTCTCCCGAAGGGCACGATCAAGTCGCTGTAA
- the tgt gene encoding tRNA guanosine(34) transglycosylase Tgt, protein MTATHTAPENGLKFDLLTTDGQARRGRLTLNHGVIETPIFMPVGTYGTVKAIQPRELEEIRAQIILGNTFHLWLRPGLETIGAHGGLHRFMGWNRPILTDSGGFQVFSLGDLRKITEDGVTFASPINGDKLFLSPEVSMQIQKVLNSDIVMQFDECTPYATKGVPTSHQEAADSMRMSMRWAKRSIDEFNRLGNPNALFGIVQGGMFEDLRDESLAGLSEIGFHGLAIGGLSVGEPKEDMMRVLNHIGPKLPADKPHYLMGVGTPEDLVAGVAAGVDMFDCVMPTRNARNGWLFTRFGDLKIKNATHKNSMKPLDESCGCYTCQNFTRGYLHHLHRVGEILGAQLNTIHNLHYYLQLMSEVRESIENHTFDAFRKTFAENRARGVD, encoded by the coding sequence ATGACCGCAACTCACACTGCGCCGGAAAACGGCCTCAAATTCGACTTGCTGACGACCGACGGCCAGGCGCGCCGCGGCCGTCTCACGCTCAATCACGGTGTTATCGAGACGCCGATCTTCATGCCCGTCGGTACGTACGGCACGGTCAAGGCAATTCAGCCGCGCGAGCTCGAAGAGATTCGCGCGCAGATCATCCTCGGCAATACGTTTCACCTCTGGCTGCGCCCCGGTCTGGAGACGATCGGCGCGCACGGCGGACTGCATCGATTCATGGGCTGGAACCGGCCGATTCTCACCGACTCCGGCGGCTTTCAGGTGTTTTCGCTCGGCGATTTGCGCAAGATCACCGAAGATGGCGTCACGTTCGCATCGCCGATCAACGGGGACAAGCTGTTTTTGTCGCCGGAAGTGTCCATGCAGATTCAAAAAGTCCTGAATTCGGACATCGTCATGCAGTTCGACGAATGCACGCCCTACGCGACCAAAGGCGTGCCGACTTCGCACCAAGAGGCTGCCGATTCCATGCGCATGTCGATGCGCTGGGCGAAGCGCTCCATCGACGAATTCAACCGCCTCGGCAATCCGAACGCGCTGTTCGGCATCGTGCAGGGCGGCATGTTCGAGGACCTGCGCGACGAATCGCTCGCGGGGCTGTCGGAGATCGGCTTTCACGGGCTTGCCATCGGCGGCTTGTCGGTCGGCGAGCCGAAAGAAGACATGATGCGCGTGCTGAATCACATCGGCCCGAAACTGCCCGCCGACAAGCCGCATTACCTGATGGGCGTCGGCACGCCGGAAGACCTCGTGGCGGGCGTGGCGGCGGGCGTCGACATGTTCGACTGCGTGATGCCCACGCGCAATGCGCGCAACGGCTGGCTGTTCACGCGCTTCGGCGACCTCAAGATCAAGAACGCGACGCACAAGAACTCGATGAAGCCGCTCGACGAAAGCTGCGGCTGCTATACGTGCCAAAACTTCACGCGCGGTTATCTGCATCACCTGCACCGCGTGGGCGAAATTCTCGGCGCGCAACTGAACACGATCCACAACCTGCACTACTACCTGCAACTGATGAGCGAAGTGCGCGAATCGATCGAAAATCACACGTTCGATGCGTTCCGCAAGACTTTTGCCGAGAACCGCGCGCGCGGCGTCGACTGA
- the queA gene encoding tRNA preQ1(34) S-adenosylmethionine ribosyltransferase-isomerase QueA, whose amino-acid sequence MFTLSDFDFNLPPELIAQSALAERSASRLLEVDNRATPAALIDRRFSELPDLIGPGDLLVFNDTKVLKARFFGQKASGGRVEVLVERLSGATTALAQIRASKSPVEGSTIRLADAFDVTVGERVEPFYTLHFPAECLTLIEQFGRLPLPPYIEHDADAYDETRYQTVYAANPGAVAAPTAGLHFDDALFARLDARGVERATLTLHVGAGTFQPVRVENIAEHKMHSEWYDLPQSLADRIAAVKARGNRVIAVGTTSMRALEAAARDAAHAGRPLAGSQAETDIFITPGYEFRVVDRLVTNFHLPKSTLLMLVSAFAGMDTIRDAYRHAIEQRYRFFSYGDAMLLTRRDPN is encoded by the coding sequence ATGTTCACGCTTTCCGATTTCGATTTTAATCTGCCGCCCGAACTGATCGCGCAAAGCGCGCTCGCCGAGCGCAGCGCGAGCCGTCTGCTCGAAGTGGACAACCGCGCGACGCCCGCCGCGCTCATCGACCGGCGTTTTTCCGAATTGCCGGATCTCATCGGGCCGGGCGATCTGCTCGTGTTCAACGATACCAAAGTCCTGAAGGCGCGCTTCTTCGGCCAAAAGGCCAGCGGCGGCCGCGTCGAAGTGCTGGTCGAACGGCTGAGCGGCGCGACCACGGCGCTTGCGCAAATCCGCGCGAGCAAGAGCCCGGTCGAAGGCAGCACGATCCGCCTGGCCGACGCGTTCGACGTGACCGTCGGTGAACGCGTCGAGCCGTTCTATACGCTGCACTTTCCGGCGGAATGTCTGACGCTCATCGAGCAATTCGGGCGCTTGCCGCTGCCGCCGTACATCGAGCACGACGCCGACGCCTACGACGAAACGCGCTATCAGACCGTGTACGCGGCCAATCCCGGCGCGGTGGCCGCACCGACCGCGGGCCTGCATTTCGACGACGCCCTCTTCGCCCGGCTCGACGCACGCGGCGTCGAGCGCGCGACGCTCACACTGCACGTCGGCGCGGGCACGTTTCAGCCGGTGCGCGTGGAGAACATCGCCGAGCACAAGATGCACAGCGAGTGGTACGACCTGCCGCAATCACTCGCCGACCGCATCGCGGCGGTGAAGGCGCGCGGCAACCGCGTGATCGCGGTCGGCACAACGTCGATGCGCGCGCTCGAAGCCGCCGCCCGCGATGCCGCCCATGCCGGCCGACCGCTTGCCGGAAGTCAGGCCGAAACCGATATCTTCATCACGCCAGGCTATGAATTCCGCGTGGTCGACCGGCTCGTCACGAACTTCCACTTGCCGAAATCGACGCTGCTGATGCTCGTGTCCGCCTTCGCCGGCATGGACACCATTCGCGACGCGTATCGTCACGCAATCGAACAACGCTACCGCTTTTTCAGTTACGGCGACGCCATGCTGCTCACGCGCCGCGACCCGAATTAA
- the recG gene encoding ATP-dependent DNA helicase RecG → MPLSDRRLTSTDPLPVEESDAPRAAPPARKKARADEKPKPVVKTADKLAKLGLKSDIDLALHLPMRYEDETSLTPVGELIPGDIAQTEGVVFDNEIAYRPRRQLLVKIHDDAGDELTLRFLNFYGSQVKQMAIGVRLRVRGDVRGGFFGLEMVHPAVRPVDDDTPLPQALTPVYPSTAGISQAYLRKAIDSAISRVSLPELLPEPIARAHLAPLNVPGLLDAVKTLHHPRADSDETALIDGTHPAWTRIKFEELLAQQLSLKRAHEERRRRAAPAMPRRSPDDDQSLVTRLLKALPFALTGAQQRVVAEIAGELTLAHPMQRLLQGDVGSGKTIVAALAAAQAIDAGYQAALMAPTEILAEQHARKLRGWLEPLGVTVAWLAGSIKAKEKRAALEAAALGTAQLVIGTHAIIQDAVEFARLGLVIVDEQHRFGVAQRLALRAKALNAADGAHDFQPHQLMMSATPIPRTLAMTYYADLDVSTIDELPPGRTPILTKIVSDGRRDEIIGRVREAALTGRQVYWVCPLIEESETLQLQTAVETYETLVGALPELQVGLVHGRLAPAEKAAVMDAFARNEVQLLVATTVIEVGVDVPNASLMVIEHAERFGLAQLHQLRGRVGRGSTASVCVLMYANPLSQTARARLQTMRETTDGFEIARRDLEIRGPGEFLGARQSGEAMLRFASLENDAWLIEPARAAADAMLSDFPDAVTRHLARWLGAREHYLKA, encoded by the coding sequence ATGCCCTTGTCCGACCGCCGCTTAACCTCGACCGACCCGCTGCCCGTGGAGGAAAGCGACGCGCCGCGCGCCGCCCCGCCGGCACGCAAGAAGGCGCGAGCGGACGAAAAGCCGAAGCCCGTCGTCAAGACCGCGGACAAGCTCGCGAAGCTCGGCCTGAAATCCGACATCGACCTCGCGCTGCATCTGCCGATGCGTTACGAGGACGAAACCTCGCTCACGCCGGTGGGCGAACTGATCCCCGGCGATATCGCGCAGACCGAAGGCGTCGTGTTCGACAACGAGATCGCGTATCGGCCGCGCCGCCAGCTGCTCGTCAAAATCCACGATGACGCCGGCGACGAACTCACGCTGCGCTTTCTCAATTTCTACGGCTCGCAGGTGAAGCAGATGGCCATCGGCGTGCGCCTGCGCGTGCGCGGCGACGTGCGCGGCGGCTTCTTCGGGCTGGAGATGGTGCATCCGGCGGTGCGCCCCGTCGATGACGACACGCCGCTGCCGCAGGCCCTGACGCCGGTCTATCCGTCGACGGCGGGCATCTCGCAGGCGTATTTGCGCAAGGCAATCGATTCGGCCATTTCGCGCGTCTCGCTGCCCGAACTGCTGCCGGAGCCGATCGCGCGCGCGCATCTCGCGCCGCTGAACGTGCCCGGCCTGCTCGACGCCGTGAAGACGCTGCATCATCCGCGCGCGGATTCCGACGAAACCGCGCTCATCGACGGCACGCATCCGGCGTGGACGCGCATCAAGTTCGAGGAACTGCTCGCGCAGCAGTTGTCGCTCAAGCGCGCGCACGAGGAGCGCCGCCGCCGCGCCGCGCCTGCCATGCCGCGCCGTTCGCCGGACGACGATCAATCGCTCGTCACGCGCCTGCTGAAGGCGCTGCCGTTCGCGCTCACCGGCGCGCAACAACGCGTGGTCGCGGAAATCGCCGGCGAACTGACGCTCGCGCATCCGATGCAGCGTCTCCTGCAAGGCGATGTCGGCAGCGGCAAGACGATCGTGGCGGCACTCGCGGCGGCGCAGGCTATCGACGCGGGTTATCAGGCCGCGCTCATGGCGCCGACCGAAATTCTCGCGGAACAGCACGCGCGCAAGCTGCGCGGCTGGCTGGAGCCGCTGGGCGTCACGGTCGCGTGGCTCGCGGGCAGCATCAAGGCGAAGGAAAAGCGCGCGGCGCTCGAGGCGGCGGCGCTCGGCACGGCGCAACTCGTAATCGGCACGCACGCGATCATTCAGGACGCGGTCGAGTTCGCGCGCCTCGGGCTCGTGATCGTCGACGAACAGCATCGCTTCGGCGTCGCGCAGCGGCTCGCGCTGCGGGCGAAGGCGCTGAACGCGGCGGACGGCGCGCACGACTTCCAGCCGCATCAATTGATGATGTCCGCCACGCCGATTCCGCGCACGCTTGCGATGACCTATTACGCCGACCTCGACGTCTCGACCATCGACGAATTGCCGCCCGGCCGCACGCCGATCCTGACGAAGATCGTCTCCGACGGCCGGCGCGACGAGATCATCGGCCGCGTGCGCGAGGCGGCGCTGACCGGGCGTCAGGTGTACTGGGTCTGCCCGCTGATCGAGGAAAGCGAGACGCTGCAGTTGCAGACGGCGGTCGAGACGTATGAGACGCTCGTCGGCGCGCTGCCGGAATTGCAGGTGGGGCTGGTTCACGGACGGCTCGCGCCCGCCGAGAAAGCGGCCGTGATGGACGCGTTCGCGCGCAACGAAGTGCAGTTGCTGGTCGCGACGACGGTGATCGAAGTCGGCGTGGACGTGCCCAACGCATCGCTGATGGTGATCGAGCACGCCGAGCGCTTCGGGCTCGCGCAGTTGCACCAGTTGCGCGGGCGCGTGGGGCGGGGCAGCACGGCGTCCGTCTGCGTGCTGATGTACGCAAATCCGCTGTCGCAGACGGCCCGCGCGCGCCTGCAGACAATGCGCGAAACCACCGACGGCTTCGAGATCGCCCGGCGCGATCTGGAAATTCGCGGTCCCGGCGAATTTCTGGGCGCGCGTCAGTCGGGCGAAGCCATGCTGCGCTTCGCGAGCCTGGAGAACGACGCCTGGCTGATCGAGCCCGCGCGCGCCGCCGCCGACGCCATGCTGAGCGACTTCCCTGACGCCGTCACCCGGCATCTGGCGCGCTGGCTCGGCGCGCGCGAACACTATTTGAAGGCTTGA
- a CDS encoding hydrogen peroxide-inducible genes activator, which yields MTLTELKYIVAVARERHFGRAAEACFVSQPTLSVAIKKLEDELNVQIFERGTSEVSVTPIGEQIVTQAQRVLEQTLAIKEIAKQGKDPLVGPLRLGVIYTIGPYLLPTLVKQMIKAVPQMPLMLQENYTLKLIELLKQGEIDVAIMALPFPETGLMVRALYDEPFVVAMPSGHAWENRAKIDADDLKQETMLLLGSGHCFRDHVLGVCPELMRFSQNADGIQKTFEGSSLETIRHMVASGVGITVLPRMSVSEVKPHAGGIDSGLLSYVPFDEPVPDRRVVLAWRKSFTRMPAIDAISDAIANCDLPGVNKLDMPVAVN from the coding sequence ATGACGCTCACTGAACTGAAGTACATCGTCGCGGTTGCGCGCGAACGGCATTTCGGCCGCGCTGCCGAGGCGTGCTTCGTCAGCCAGCCGACGCTGTCGGTGGCAATCAAAAAGCTTGAAGACGAACTGAACGTGCAGATTTTCGAGCGCGGCACGAGCGAGGTCAGCGTGACGCCGATCGGCGAGCAGATCGTCACGCAGGCGCAGCGCGTGCTCGAACAGACGCTCGCCATCAAGGAAATCGCCAAGCAGGGCAAGGATCCGCTGGTCGGACCGTTGCGCCTGGGCGTGATTTACACCATCGGGCCGTATCTGCTGCCGACGCTCGTCAAGCAGATGATCAAGGCGGTTCCGCAGATGCCGCTGATGCTGCAGGAGAACTACACGCTCAAGCTGATCGAGTTGCTGAAGCAGGGCGAAATCGATGTCGCGATCATGGCGCTGCCGTTTCCCGAAACCGGTCTGATGGTCCGCGCGCTGTATGACGAGCCGTTCGTCGTTGCAATGCCTTCGGGGCATGCGTGGGAAAACCGCGCGAAAATCGACGCCGACGACCTCAAGCAGGAAACCATGCTGCTGCTCGGCAGCGGCCACTGTTTCCGCGATCACGTGCTCGGGGTGTGTCCGGAACTCATGCGCTTCTCGCAGAACGCGGACGGCATCCAGAAGACGTTCGAGGGTTCGTCGCTGGAAACGATCCGGCATATGGTGGCGAGCGGCGTGGGCATCACGGTGCTGCCGCGCATGTCGGTGAGCGAAGTGAAGCCGCACGCGGGCGGCATCGATTCCGGGCTGCTCAGCTACGTGCCGTTCGACGAACCGGTGCCGGACCGCCGCGTAGTGCTGGCGTGGCGCAAGAGTTTCACGCGTATGCCTGCCATCGACGCCATCAGCGACGCTATCGCCAATTGCGATCTGCCGGGCGTGAACAAGCTCGACATGCCGGTCGCGGTCAACTGA
- a CDS encoding catalase, with protein sequence MTTQRLTTAAGAPVGDNQNSQTAGPRGPVTLQDFWLVEKLAHFDREVIPERRVHAKGSGAFGTFRVTHDISRFTKAKLFDAIGKETPIFMRFSTVAGERGAADAERDVRGFSIKFYTEEGNWDVVGNNTPVFFIRDPLKFPDFIHTQKRDPYTNMRSNVAAWDFWSRHPESLHQVTILMSDRGIPKNYRQMHGFGSHTYSFINEDNERFYVKFHFKSQQPLENYTDAEAAAVIANDRESAQRDLVTNIDEGNFPRWNFRIQIMSEEQAAQARVNPFDITKVWSHKAFPLIDVGVIELNRNAQNYFADVEQAAFTPANVVPGIGFSPDRLLQGRLFSYGDTQRYRLGINHHQIPVNAPRMASANTFHRDGAMRTDGNLGGRVNYEPNRYGEFAQDASVNEPALAAGAVHRYDHREDDDYYSQPAALFKLFDDAQRERFFGNIARHMHGVPNDIVVRQIGHFRRIDPVYAQGVIDALAKLGQTIDTEEPAAS encoded by the coding sequence ATGACGACCCAACGACTCACGACCGCAGCCGGCGCGCCCGTCGGCGACAACCAGAATTCGCAGACGGCCGGCCCGCGCGGCCCTGTTACGTTGCAGGACTTCTGGCTCGTCGAAAAGCTCGCGCACTTCGACCGCGAAGTGATTCCCGAGCGCCGCGTGCACGCGAAGGGCTCGGGCGCGTTCGGCACGTTCCGCGTGACGCACGACATTTCGCGCTTCACGAAGGCAAAGCTGTTCGACGCAATCGGCAAGGAAACGCCCATTTTCATGCGCTTTTCGACGGTCGCCGGCGAGCGCGGCGCGGCCGACGCCGAGCGCGACGTGCGCGGTTTCTCGATCAAGTTCTACACGGAAGAAGGCAACTGGGACGTGGTGGGCAATAACACGCCGGTGTTCTTCATCCGCGATCCGCTCAAGTTTCCGGACTTCATCCACACGCAAAAACGCGATCCGTACACGAACATGCGCAGCAACGTGGCGGCGTGGGATTTCTGGTCGCGTCATCCGGAATCGTTGCATCAGGTCACGATCCTGATGAGCGATCGCGGCATTCCGAAGAACTATCGGCAGATGCACGGTTTCGGCTCGCACACGTACTCGTTCATCAACGAGGACAACGAGCGCTTCTACGTGAAGTTCCATTTCAAGTCGCAGCAGCCGCTCGAAAACTACACGGATGCCGAAGCCGCCGCCGTGATCGCGAACGACCGCGAGAGCGCGCAGCGCGACCTGGTGACGAACATCGACGAGGGCAACTTCCCGCGCTGGAATTTCCGCATTCAGATCATGAGCGAGGAGCAGGCAGCACAGGCGCGCGTGAATCCGTTCGACATCACCAAAGTGTGGTCGCACAAAGCGTTTCCGCTGATCGATGTCGGCGTGATCGAGCTGAACCGCAATGCGCAGAACTATTTCGCGGACGTGGAGCAGGCCGCGTTCACGCCGGCGAACGTGGTGCCGGGCATCGGCTTTTCGCCGGACCGCTTGCTGCAGGGCCGGCTGTTTTCCTACGGCGATACGCAGCGTTACCGGCTCGGCATCAACCATCATCAGATTCCGGTGAATGCGCCGCGTATGGCGAGCGCCAACACGTTTCATCGCGATGGCGCGATGCGCACCGACGGCAATCTCGGCGGCCGCGTGAACTACGAGCCGAATCGCTACGGTGAATTCGCACAGGACGCGAGCGTGAACGAGCCGGCGCTCGCGGCAGGCGCGGTGCATCGCTATGACCATCGCGAAGACGACGATTACTACAGCCAGCCGGCCGCGCTCTTCAAACTGTTCGACGATGCGCAGCGCGAGCGCTTCTTCGGCAACATCGCGCGGCATATGCACGGCGTGCCGAATGACATCGTCGTGCGACAGATCGGGCATTTTCGCCGCATCGATCCGGTATATGCACAAGGTGTCATCGACGCGCTCGCGAAGCTCGGCCAGACGATCGACACGGAAGAACCCGCCGCTTCCTGA
- a CDS encoding Dps family protein, whose amino-acid sequence MAKKGTAPAVNIGISDKDRKKIADGLSRLLADTYTLYLKTHNFHWNVTGPMFNTLHLMFETQYNELALAVDSIAERIRALGVHAPGSYREFAKLSSIPEADGVPAAEEMIRQLVEGQEAVVRTAREIFPATEAANDEPTADLLTQRMQTHEKTAWMLRSMLA is encoded by the coding sequence ATGGCGAAGAAAGGCACGGCACCTGCCGTCAACATCGGCATCAGCGACAAAGATCGCAAGAAGATCGCCGACGGGCTGTCCCGGCTGCTGGCCGACACGTACACGCTGTACCTGAAGACGCACAATTTCCACTGGAACGTCACGGGCCCGATGTTCAACACGCTGCATCTGATGTTCGAGACGCAGTACAACGAACTGGCGCTGGCCGTCGATTCGATCGCGGAACGTATCCGCGCGCTGGGCGTGCATGCGCCGGGCAGCTATCGGGAATTCGCGAAGCTGTCGTCGATTCCGGAAGCGGACGGCGTGCCGGCTGCCGAAGAGATGATCCGCCAGCTGGTGGAAGGCCAGGAAGCCGTGGTGCGCACGGCGCGTGAGATTTTCCCGGCGACCGAAGCCGCGAACGACGAACCGACCGCCGACCTGCTCACGCAGCGCATGCAGACGCACGAGAAAACCGCGTGGATGCTGCGTTCGATGCTGGCGTAA
- the ubiA gene encoding 4-hydroxybenzoate octaprenyltransferase: MFARLPLFMRLVRLDKPIGSLLLLWPTLNALWIASDGRPSPMLLVIFTVGTILMRSAGCAINDYADRDFDRHVKRTAERPITSGKIRAWEAVALAAALALVAFLLILPLNTLTKELSVFALFVAGTYPFTKRFFAIPQAYLGIAFGFGIPMAFAAVQNQVPMLAWIMLAANVFWSVAYDTEYAMVDRDDDIKIGIRTSALTFGRHDVLAVMLCYAATLAIYAGIGVTLGFGWLYWLGWLAAAGCAVYHYGLIRGRDRMACFAAFKHNNWLGGMLFAGIALHYAFG; the protein is encoded by the coding sequence ATGTTCGCCCGTCTCCCGCTCTTCATGCGCCTCGTGCGCCTCGACAAGCCCATCGGCAGCCTGCTGCTTTTGTGGCCGACGCTCAACGCGCTGTGGATTGCGTCCGACGGCCGGCCGTCGCCGATGCTGCTCGTCATTTTCACCGTCGGCACGATCCTGATGCGCTCGGCGGGTTGCGCGATCAACGACTACGCCGACCGCGACTTCGACCGCCACGTGAAGCGCACCGCCGAGCGGCCGATCACCTCGGGCAAGATCCGGGCATGGGAAGCGGTGGCGCTGGCGGCGGCGCTCGCGCTCGTCGCGTTTCTGCTGATCCTGCCGCTCAACACGCTCACGAAAGAACTGTCGGTGTTCGCGTTGTTCGTCGCGGGCACGTATCCGTTCACGAAGCGCTTCTTCGCGATTCCGCAGGCGTATCTCGGCATCGCGTTCGGCTTCGGCATTCCGATGGCCTTCGCCGCCGTGCAGAACCAGGTGCCGATGCTCGCGTGGATCATGCTGGCCGCCAACGTGTTCTGGTCGGTCGCGTACGACACCGAATATGCGATGGTCGATCGCGACGACGACATCAAAATCGGCATCCGCACCTCGGCGCTCACGTTCGGGCGCCATGACGTGCTCGCCGTGATGCTGTGCTACGCGGCGACGCTCGCGATCTACGCGGGAATCGGCGTGACGCTCGGCTTCGGCTGGCTCTACTGGCTCGGCTGGCTCGCGGCGGCGGGCTGCGCGGTGTATCACTACGGGCTGATCCGCGGGCGCGATCGCATGGCGTGCTTCGCTGCGTTCAAGCACAACAACTGGCTCGGCGGCATGTTGTTCGCGGGCATCGCACTGCATTACGCGTTCGGCTGA